The Amylolactobacillus amylophilus DSM 20533 = JCM 1125 genome contains a region encoding:
- a CDS encoding HAD family hydrolase has protein sequence MRVDGIIDDLNGVIFDMDGLLVNSEELYEKANQIAARNAGLDLPADFYETLSGSSLLGVQAFFDEHFDSQEAIDAFIKETDDMVWQWVLEGQLKLRPGVQEALELFRRSGVKMAVASSNYENFVQKFLTVTGISKYFEFYLYYGAVPNPKPAPDIYQLAQERLGIPTEKLLIFEDSTTGVQAAKNAGIKVIMVPFITRPTAQDQIDASRIMPSFYEFIDLVK, from the coding sequence ATGAGAGTAGATGGCATAATTGATGATTTAAACGGCGTAATTTTCGATATGGATGGGTTGTTGGTTAATTCCGAAGAATTATATGAGAAGGCTAATCAAATTGCTGCGCGAAACGCTGGGCTTGACTTACCCGCAGATTTCTACGAGACGCTGTCGGGTTCCTCCCTACTTGGCGTTCAGGCCTTCTTCGACGAACACTTTGATAGCCAGGAGGCCATCGATGCCTTCATCAAGGAGACGGACGACATGGTTTGGCAATGGGTCCTAGAGGGCCAACTTAAACTACGACCCGGTGTGCAAGAGGCGTTAGAGTTGTTCCGTCGTAGTGGTGTCAAGATGGCGGTGGCCTCGAGTAATTACGAGAACTTCGTGCAGAAGTTTCTTACGGTGACCGGTATTAGCAAGTACTTCGAGTTCTATCTTTATTATGGTGCTGTGCCGAATCCAAAACCTGCCCCGGATATATATCAATTGGCCCAAGAACGATTGGGTATTCCAACTGAAAAATTGCTGATTTTCGAGGACTCAACAACAGGCGTGCAGGCGGCGAAAAATGCCGGTATCAAGGTGATCATGGTGCCATTTATCACTCGCCCAACCGCACAAGATCAAATCGACGCGAGCAGAATTATGCCAAGTTTCTATGAATTTATTGATTTAGTAAAATGA
- the radC gene encoding RadC family protein, translating into MLKNIEDYQINLQSDGELLLNIEQKLVGLKINNFAELSDFFIQHKISSLTDLHEYVRSKKCDLELTLLLGQLLVRVQQIKHGTLSKFYSSVQVGHYLVDLFNGESQEQLLAIYLDTKNRVLAQKVIFKGSLNKSVAHPREILEPAIRFHSAAIIIAHNHPSGDTAPSKEDVDFSTKLRDACSIIGIECLDHFIVGEGTYLSLREAALI; encoded by the coding sequence ATGTTAAAAAATATCGAGGATTATCAAATTAATCTCCAAAGCGATGGGGAGCTACTACTGAACATCGAGCAGAAATTGGTGGGACTGAAGATTAACAATTTTGCTGAATTGAGTGATTTCTTTATCCAGCATAAAATCAGCAGTCTCACAGATTTACACGAGTATGTTCGTTCGAAGAAATGTGACTTAGAGCTAACGTTGCTCCTGGGCCAACTACTAGTACGTGTGCAACAGATCAAACACGGTACGCTGAGTAAGTTTTATTCAAGCGTGCAGGTTGGTCATTACCTGGTCGACCTGTTTAACGGTGAGAGCCAGGAACAGTTACTGGCAATTTACTTGGACACGAAGAACCGCGTCCTGGCACAGAAAGTGATTTTCAAAGGAAGCCTAAATAAGTCGGTGGCTCATCCAAGGGAAATTCTAGAACCAGCAATTAGGTTTCATAGTGCAGCCATTATTATTGCCCATAATCATCCGAGTGGGGATACTGCTCCGTCAAAGGAAGACGTGGACTTTTCGACGAAATTACGCGATGCCTGTTCAATCATTGGCATCGAGTGCCTGGACCATTTCATCGTCGGTGAGGGGACGTACCTCAGTCTGCGTGAAGCAGCCTTAATTTAA
- a CDS encoding rod shape-determining protein — protein MFGLGSKNIGIDLGTANTLVYIEGKGIVLREPSVVAKNTQSGEVIAVGSEAKEMIGRTPGSIRAIRPMKDGVIADYDTTAAMMKYFMEKTIGNSKPFVMVCVPSGVTEVEKRAVIDATRVAGAREAYVIEEPFAAAIGAGLPVMEPTGSMVVDIGGGTTDVATISLGGIVSSRSTRMAGDKFNEAIITYIRQNFNLLVGERTAEAIKIQIGSASVEQADEIESMNIRGRDLLTGLPKSIDVAAVDVAKSIHEVVEDIIVAIKETLEETSPEIAADVIDHGIVLTGGGALLKHLPEVISDATKVPVFIAQDPLDCVAIGTGESLKNIDVIRKRH, from the coding sequence GTGTTCGGATTAGGATCAAAAAACATTGGTATCGACTTAGGTACCGCAAATACACTAGTTTATATTGAGGGCAAGGGAATTGTCCTGCGTGAGCCATCTGTCGTTGCTAAGAATACGCAATCGGGAGAGGTGATTGCTGTCGGTTCTGAGGCAAAGGAAATGATTGGTAGAACGCCAGGAAGTATTCGGGCAATCCGTCCAATGAAGGACGGCGTTATCGCTGATTACGACACAACTGCTGCCATGATGAAATACTTCATGGAGAAGACGATTGGTAACAGTAAGCCTTTTGTGATGGTTTGTGTGCCAAGTGGTGTAACTGAGGTAGAGAAGCGGGCAGTTATTGATGCAACTCGGGTTGCTGGTGCGCGTGAGGCGTACGTAATTGAAGAGCCTTTTGCGGCAGCGATTGGTGCCGGGCTACCGGTAATGGAGCCAACTGGCTCCATGGTTGTTGATATCGGTGGTGGTACCACAGATGTTGCTACTATTTCGCTTGGCGGCATCGTTTCATCGCGCTCTACCAGAATGGCTGGTGACAAATTCAACGAGGCAATCATCACTTACATCAGGCAGAACTTCAACCTCCTTGTTGGTGAGAGAACAGCTGAGGCAATTAAGATTCAGATTGGTTCTGCATCAGTAGAACAGGCTGATGAAATTGAGAGCATGAATATCCGCGGTCGTGACCTTCTGACAGGATTACCTAAGTCAATCGACGTTGCAGCCGTTGATGTTGCAAAGTCGATTCATGAGGTTGTAGAGGATATTATTGTTGCCATCAAGGAAACGCTTGAAGAGACCTCGCCAGAGATTGCTGCCGATGTGATCGACCACGGTATCGTGCTCACAGGTGGTGGGGCGCTTTTGAAACACCTACCAGAGGTTATCTCTGATGCAACGAAGGTTCCAGTCTTCATCGCACAAGATCCGCTTGATTGTGTTGCAATTGGAACGGGCGAGTCTTTGAAAAATATTGACGTTATTCGTAAAAGACATTAA
- the mreC gene encoding rod shape-determining protein MreC, producing MKKFLKNRRLLIILSTFILALIILAGSVSLRSSRETPFFGQRFSNNTIGIAAKVVNWPFEKLNQGIESMHDLLETYQENNYLQQKIDDLAQTKVRNSNLEKENKELKATLDLKASLTDYTLILGSVTSRAPGSWSDIVVIDQGLNSGLKKNMAVMSGAGLVGRVIEVNDTNAKVELITTTNKSASRFAVELKDSEGDYAHGIITGFDTKSGNLLLSQVANSKLIKKGTKVYTSGLAGRSPKGLLVGTVKKTTRDSFGLTDVIQIKPATDLNNFSVVSVVERKVSGD from the coding sequence ATGAAAAAGTTTCTAAAAAATAGAAGATTATTAATTATTTTGTCAACCTTTATTCTCGCTTTGATTATTTTAGCAGGCTCTGTTTCTTTGCGTTCTAGTAGGGAGACGCCTTTCTTTGGCCAGCGTTTTAGTAACAATACAATTGGTATTGCCGCTAAAGTCGTTAACTGGCCATTTGAAAAGCTTAACCAGGGAATAGAAAGCATGCACGACCTGCTTGAAACCTATCAGGAAAATAACTATCTACAACAGAAGATCGATGACTTAGCGCAAACGAAAGTGCGTAATAGTAATCTTGAGAAAGAAAATAAGGAATTGAAGGCTACGTTGGATCTGAAAGCCAGCCTGACAGATTATACCCTGATTCTTGGGTCAGTCACCTCTCGCGCACCAGGTAGCTGGTCTGATATCGTGGTGATTGATCAAGGCTTAAATAGTGGCCTGAAGAAGAATATGGCCGTCATGTCGGGTGCGGGTTTGGTAGGTCGTGTGATTGAGGTCAACGATACCAATGCAAAAGTTGAATTGATTACGACGACTAACAAGTCTGCGAGCCGCTTTGCAGTCGAGCTTAAAGACAGTGAGGGGGACTATGCTCACGGAATTATTACAGGCTTTGATACGAAAAGCGGGAATTTGTTGCTATCTCAGGTGGCAAATAGCAAGTTAATCAAAAAGGGAACCAAGGTTTATACTAGTGGACTAGCTGGTCGCTCACCAAAGGGCCTCCTCGTCGGAACCGTCAAGAAGACAACGAGAGATTCATTTGGTCTGACGGATGTGATTCAAATTAAGCCAGCGACCGATCTGAATAATTTCTCAGTCGTTTCGGTTGTAGAACGAAAGGTGAGTGGTGATTGA
- a CDS encoding rod shape-determining protein MreD yields MMLNFRWKNWVVPLYLLLALLLDGTFSLNFQQIVHNTHVNASLNLTMIGFVLLALDDDQNKKIIYLGLCFGLVSDWFYYGFLGYSLFLLPLTILAVQYISKAVPFTFTARLIVILLVTFCWQVYQFILYNFFGLGQVGLLDFITSGLPFSLVLSLILTILTYAFWNHLILKYPFFQVKVN; encoded by the coding sequence TTGATGCTTAATTTTCGCTGGAAGAATTGGGTTGTCCCACTCTACCTTCTGCTAGCGCTGTTACTCGATGGTACTTTTAGTTTGAATTTCCAGCAGATAGTCCACAATACGCATGTAAATGCCAGCTTAAATCTCACCATGATTGGATTTGTCTTGCTAGCTTTAGATGACGACCAGAACAAGAAGATTATCTATCTCGGCCTGTGTTTTGGCCTGGTGAGTGATTGGTTCTACTACGGCTTTTTAGGATATAGCTTATTTCTCTTGCCACTAACAATCCTGGCGGTCCAATATATTTCAAAAGCGGTACCGTTCACGTTCACAGCCAGACTAATCGTGATTCTATTGGTAACCTTTTGCTGGCAAGTATACCAATTTATCCTGTACAATTTCTTTGGCCTAGGACAAGTAGGTTTACTAGATTTTATTACAAGCGGGTTACCATTCAGCCTCGTACTTTCACTAATCCTGACGATATTAACGTATGCATTTTGGAATCACCTAATTTTGAAGTATCCATTTTTCCAGGTAAAAGTTAATTGA
- the thiT gene encoding energy-coupled thiamine transporter ThiT: MSRSTTSKSLLTLVEGGIIVAICLVLQWIPNSTGVSSIQFSYGLIPLAIYAIRRGTIPAVIAGGIWGTLDWIRTGGGVTFGPQQIILEYPVAFALAGFVGLGTYQVVKAIKHDKLNRAYGLMLVYFAIGTFAKYLAHFIAGGWFWGTYAPKWANPWVWSLIVNGGSAVANIILAVVLFGILIKKYPKLFLTN; encoded by the coding sequence ATGTCTAGAAGTACGACTAGTAAGTCATTGCTGACCCTTGTTGAGGGTGGAATTATTGTTGCTATCTGTTTGGTACTCCAATGGATTCCTAATTCAACGGGCGTGAGCTCTATTCAGTTCTCATACGGGCTGATTCCCTTAGCTATTTATGCAATCAGAAGGGGCACAATTCCGGCTGTAATCGCCGGCGGAATTTGGGGTACGCTTGATTGGATACGGACAGGTGGCGGTGTCACATTTGGACCACAACAAATCATACTTGAATATCCTGTGGCCTTTGCCCTAGCTGGTTTCGTGGGTCTCGGTACATATCAAGTTGTTAAGGCAATTAAGCACGATAAGCTGAATCGCGCCTATGGTTTGATGCTCGTTTATTTTGCAATAGGAACGTTTGCGAAATACTTGGCTCACTTTATTGCGGGCGGCTGGTTCTGGGGCACTTATGCACCCAAATGGGCTAATCCGTGGGTTTGGTCACTCATCGTAAACGGGGGCTCAGCGGTTGCCAATATTATCTTGGCAGTAGTTTTGTTCGGAATTCTGATTAAGAAGTATCCTAAGCTATTCTTGACTAACTAA
- a CDS encoding DUF4044 domain-containing protein, translating to MSKRKKSKIQVLTIIMAVLMAIITLAGILIQPIMSMFQ from the coding sequence ATGAGCAAACGAAAAAAATCAAAGATTCAAGTTCTGACTATCATCATGGCTGTCCTTATGGCAATCATCACATTGGCCGGAATTCTGATTCAACCCATCATGAGCATGTTTCAATAA
- a CDS encoding DUF3397 family protein, giving the protein MNLFLILLIPLVGIILAGIIMQFTGRTVLKGYDILPLFFLATIEMITNVKEWPTYLPYGFLYFFLFVIGFSVYTTVHDKNISLKKTLISLWRYLIICSFFWLLGLIILLFI; this is encoded by the coding sequence ATGAACCTATTTTTAATTCTGCTAATTCCGCTTGTGGGAATAATCCTGGCTGGAATCATCATGCAATTCACTGGACGTACGGTGCTTAAGGGATATGATATCCTGCCGTTATTTTTTCTAGCCACGATTGAAATGATCACGAACGTCAAGGAGTGGCCAACATATCTTCCATACGGCTTTTTGTATTTTTTTCTTTTTGTCATTGGCTTTAGCGTCTATACTACCGTCCATGACAAAAATATTTCGTTGAAAAAGACTCTGATAAGTTTGTGGCGTTACTTAATTATTTGTTCTTTTTTCTGGTTACTAGGATTAATTATCCTGTTATTTATCTAA
- the mraZ gene encoding division/cell wall cluster transcriptional repressor MraZ: MFMGEYHHNIDAKGRLIIPAKFREQLGEEAVFTRGMDGCIFGYSKTGWSNVEDKLSQLSLTKKDARAFTRTFYAGAMEGEFDKQGRINISDVLRKHAALVKECVIIGVSERIEIWSAERWNAFDENAAANFDEISENLMDFDL; the protein is encoded by the coding sequence ATGTTCATGGGTGAGTATCATCATAATATTGATGCTAAAGGCCGGCTGATCATTCCAGCTAAATTTCGCGAACAACTCGGTGAAGAAGCTGTATTTACTCGTGGCATGGACGGCTGTATCTTCGGTTATTCAAAGACTGGCTGGTCTAATGTGGAAGATAAGTTAAGCCAATTATCCCTAACTAAAAAAGATGCACGAGCTTTTACTAGAACGTTTTATGCGGGTGCAATGGAAGGCGAGTTCGATAAACAGGGTCGAATCAATATTAGTGATGTGCTGAGAAAGCATGCGGCATTGGTGAAGGAATGCGTGATTATCGGTGTTTCTGAACGAATCGAGATATGGTCCGCAGAACGCTGGAATGCTTTTGATGAGAATGCTGCAGCTAATTTTGATGAAATTTCTGAGAACTTGATGGATTTTGACCTATGA
- the rsmH gene encoding 16S rRNA (cytosine(1402)-N(4))-methyltransferase RsmH produces the protein MTEFEHTSVLLHETIDNLAPKDGGIYVDCTFGGGGHAAYLLSKLTNGTVIGFDQDSYAISAAQEKFQTNLREDHQPHLQLVKANFSQLAPELAKLGIDGVDGIYYDLGVSSPQFDQPERGFSYRFDAKLDMRMDRDQRLSAYEIVNEWDFNELVRILYRYGDEKFAKQIARQIEKARAIAPIETTFQLSDLIKAAIPAYARRTGGHPAKKSFQAIRIAVNNELGVLSESLEAAIKLLKPGGRISVITFQSDEDRIVKQLFKKYSEVDLPRGLPVIPDDLKPPLKLVNRKPILATEEELANNKRSHSAKLRVAEKI, from the coding sequence ATGACAGAATTCGAACATACGAGCGTTCTATTACATGAAACGATTGATAATCTGGCACCAAAAGATGGTGGAATATACGTCGACTGTACATTTGGTGGTGGTGGTCACGCAGCGTATCTTTTGAGCAAGCTCACGAACGGAACTGTGATTGGTTTTGATCAAGATAGTTACGCAATTAGCGCAGCACAGGAGAAATTTCAAACTAATCTACGAGAGGATCACCAGCCACATTTACAACTAGTCAAAGCTAATTTCAGTCAATTGGCACCGGAATTAGCCAAATTGGGCATAGATGGTGTCGATGGTATCTACTATGATTTAGGCGTGTCATCTCCCCAATTTGACCAACCTGAGCGCGGCTTTTCTTACCGTTTTGATGCGAAACTAGATATGCGAATGGACCGGGATCAGCGATTGAGTGCCTACGAGATCGTGAATGAGTGGGACTTCAATGAGCTGGTGCGAATCCTTTATCGTTACGGCGATGAGAAGTTTGCTAAACAGATTGCCCGTCAAATTGAAAAAGCTCGGGCGATTGCTCCGATTGAAACAACCTTTCAGTTGAGCGACTTGATTAAAGCAGCAATTCCGGCATATGCAAGAAGAACCGGTGGCCATCCGGCAAAGAAGAGCTTTCAGGCAATTAGGATTGCCGTAAATAACGAGCTAGGCGTCCTGTCGGAATCGCTCGAGGCGGCAATTAAATTGTTAAAGCCGGGCGGCCGGATCAGCGTAATTACTTTTCAAAGTGACGAAGACAGAATTGTTAAACAATTATTTAAGAAGTATTCAGAAGTAGATTTACCAAGAGGGTTACCGGTAATCCCAGATGATCTGAAACCGCCGTTGAAACTTGTAAATCGCAAACCGATTTTGGCGACTGAGGAAGAACTGGCCAACAACAAACGTTCACACAGTGCCAAATTACGGGTGGCAGAAAAGATTTAA
- the ftsL gene encoding cell division protein FtsL yields MADSTARKNYQFMNEAIPEFEPKKVRVQAPRRQVVLNPKRVPYSRVEKTLLTVGCVLTFALMFVLVTFSIGATNAQRQLQTVNTAVVTKRGHNSDLEQEKGELTSTERMNKIAKQQGLQLIESNIRTVQK; encoded by the coding sequence ATGGCCGACAGTACAGCAAGAAAAAACTACCAATTTATGAACGAAGCAATCCCGGAATTTGAACCTAAAAAGGTTCGGGTTCAGGCGCCAAGAAGACAAGTTGTACTAAATCCTAAGCGAGTACCATACTCACGTGTTGAGAAAACATTGCTGACGGTGGGTTGTGTGCTTACTTTTGCGCTGATGTTTGTCCTAGTGACATTCAGTATCGGTGCAACTAATGCGCAGCGACAATTGCAAACGGTTAACACTGCGGTTGTGACCAAGCGAGGTCATAATAGTGATTTAGAACAAGAAAAAGGCGAATTGACAAGTACAGAAAGAATGAATAAAATTGCAAAACAACAGGGTTTGCAATTAATAGAAAGTAACATAAGGACTGTACAGAAATGA
- a CDS encoding penicillin-binding transpeptidase domain-containing protein, whose protein sequence is MNAKDKLQKNKSKAHNYRFTVGRSFQVVVALVFLVFVGRLIYIGVSDYVSGENLAERTNQKYRQNIVLKAKRGTIYDHNGQIIAEDSHVYSIYAVLDKSYIDAKEKPLYVVDKEKTAKQLATVLELDEAAILKYLSPKKKAYQVEFGNAGQGLSLQTKKKIQQMNLPGIYFSENPSRLYPNGDFSSNVVGLAQVEKTKQSGSDQLIGTMGIEKYFNKQLSGTDGLKEAKIDSYGYELPNDQKVLKRATDGQDVYLTIDTRLQNYLEDLLNESVTKYAPKGVTAVLAEAKTGKILAAAQRPSFNPQTKVGLESSWRNRLVEDSYEPGSVMKVLTLAATVDSGHYNPNELYQSGSVNVLGSTIRDWNYSGWGSIPFAQAFPRSSNVGMLKLEQKMGGKVWGSYLDRFGITKKTGVTLPGETAGAKQFKSVLDQAVTSFGQGVNVTVMQMLQALTAIANKGQMIKPQFVEKITNQNGKQVQGYQVHKVGTPVVSEQTTKTVLSSMRDVVNAEYGTGQAYKMEGQDLAVKTGTAQLAKPNGGGYLSGKNNYVFSVVGLAPASNPKYILYLTYKQPQKMTQAAETIMSEIFKPLMTRVLQNYSAGGLQSKETQFNVPLVTNLPAAQAVSATSKAGLVPVLIGDGSKVTKQSQAANIKVNAGEKLLLYAGGKLKMPDMIGWSSAEVNAFNSLTGLKIKQSGSGLVTTQSVPENTEITTASQITVQLKE, encoded by the coding sequence ATGAACGCCAAAGATAAATTACAAAAAAATAAATCCAAAGCACACAACTATCGCTTCACTGTCGGGCGTTCTTTTCAAGTTGTAGTTGCTTTGGTTTTTCTTGTTTTTGTTGGGCGACTAATCTATATTGGTGTCTCTGACTATGTTAGTGGCGAGAACCTAGCGGAGCGGACTAATCAAAAGTACAGGCAGAACATTGTATTGAAGGCTAAACGTGGTACTATCTATGATCATAACGGCCAAATAATTGCTGAAGACTCCCATGTTTACTCCATTTACGCGGTGCTCGATAAGTCTTATATTGATGCAAAAGAAAAGCCGCTGTACGTGGTCGATAAAGAAAAGACTGCCAAGCAACTAGCAACCGTGTTAGAGCTGGATGAAGCCGCTATTTTGAAGTACCTTTCACCGAAGAAAAAAGCATACCAAGTAGAATTTGGTAACGCCGGGCAGGGATTATCACTCCAGACGAAGAAGAAAATCCAACAGATGAATTTACCGGGTATTTACTTTAGTGAGAACCCCTCAAGACTCTATCCGAACGGTGATTTTTCATCAAACGTGGTTGGCTTGGCTCAAGTTGAGAAGACTAAACAGTCTGGCAGCGATCAGTTAATCGGCACAATGGGCATCGAGAAGTATTTTAACAAGCAACTTTCGGGTACTGACGGCTTGAAGGAAGCGAAGATCGATTCTTACGGTTACGAACTACCGAATGACCAGAAAGTTTTGAAAAGAGCGACGGACGGGCAAGATGTTTATCTGACCATCGATACGAGGCTCCAGAATTATCTGGAAGACTTGTTAAATGAAAGCGTGACAAAGTATGCGCCTAAGGGTGTGACCGCCGTTTTGGCGGAGGCTAAGACTGGCAAAATATTGGCCGCTGCCCAGAGGCCATCGTTCAATCCTCAGACTAAGGTTGGGCTGGAGAGTTCTTGGCGTAACCGGCTGGTTGAAGATAGTTACGAACCGGGTTCTGTCATGAAAGTCCTTACGTTAGCTGCCACGGTTGATAGCGGCCATTACAACCCGAATGAGTTGTATCAGTCAGGTTCGGTCAACGTACTGGGTTCAACTATTCGTGACTGGAATTATTCTGGTTGGGGTTCGATCCCGTTCGCCCAAGCCTTTCCGCGTTCTAGTAATGTCGGGATGTTAAAACTTGAGCAGAAGATGGGCGGTAAAGTGTGGGGTTCATACCTAGATCGCTTCGGTATTACGAAGAAGACCGGCGTGACCTTACCAGGCGAAACTGCTGGTGCCAAGCAATTCAAGTCTGTCTTGGATCAGGCAGTTACCTCATTTGGACAAGGTGTGAATGTCACGGTAATGCAGATGCTCCAGGCCCTCACAGCCATCGCAAATAAGGGGCAGATGATTAAGCCGCAATTTGTAGAAAAGATAACGAATCAAAACGGCAAACAGGTTCAAGGATATCAAGTGCATAAGGTTGGTACACCTGTCGTATCAGAGCAAACTACGAAAACAGTTCTATCAAGCATGCGGGACGTAGTTAATGCAGAATATGGTACCGGACAGGCATACAAAATGGAGGGCCAGGATTTGGCTGTTAAGACGGGAACGGCACAACTAGCTAAACCTAACGGTGGTGGTTACCTCTCAGGCAAAAATAACTACGTCTTTTCCGTTGTAGGACTAGCTCCTGCAAGTAATCCGAAGTACATTCTTTATCTAACGTACAAGCAACCGCAAAAGATGACACAAGCGGCAGAAACTATCATGAGTGAGATTTTTAAACCGCTAATGACGCGTGTCCTGCAAAATTATAGTGCAGGGGGTCTTCAATCAAAGGAGACTCAGTTCAATGTTCCATTAGTGACCAATTTACCGGCTGCACAGGCTGTCAGTGCTACTTCAAAAGCAGGTTTAGTACCCGTACTAATTGGCGATGGTTCAAAGGTCACGAAACAGAGTCAAGCGGCAAACATTAAGGTCAACGCCGGGGAGAAGTTGCTGTTGTATGCCGGTGGTAAGTTAAAGATGCCCGACATGATTGGTTGGTCTAGCGCTGAAGTTAATGCGTTTAATTCATTAACAGGCTTGAAGATTAAACAGTCGGGTAGTGGCTTAGTCACCACACAATCAGTTCCAGAGAATACAGAAATTACAACTGCTTCACAGATTACAGTGCAGCTGAAGGAGTAA
- the mraY gene encoding phospho-N-acetylmuramoyl-pentapeptide-transferase, producing the protein MGQSLIALVSGFVITVMVLPLFIGYLRMRDEGQQIREEGPKWHAKKAGTPTMGGLVFSIAAIVSATWVAIWQGVANKTLLVLVIAFVGFALIGFFDDGIGLVLKRNMGLRAYQKLLAQIIIAVIVIYILFTDKFSFTIDVPFIGSVDNIWFYALFTIVWLVGFSNAVNLSDGIDGLAGGLAIIAYGTYGIIAYQQHNMIVLYFTMAVVGALIGFLIFNKKPAKIFMGDVGSLALGGGIALISLLLNRPWSLLLVGIVFVLETLSVMLQVTSFKLTGKRIFKMTPVHHHFEMSGFSEWQVDLLFWSVGLVAAILYLVIF; encoded by the coding sequence ATGGGTCAAAGTTTAATTGCGCTAGTAAGTGGTTTTGTGATCACCGTGATGGTGCTACCATTGTTTATCGGCTACCTACGCATGCGAGACGAAGGACAACAGATTAGAGAAGAGGGACCGAAGTGGCACGCGAAGAAGGCGGGCACCCCGACGATGGGTGGTCTAGTATTTTCCATTGCCGCTATCGTATCGGCAACCTGGGTGGCAATTTGGCAGGGAGTGGCCAATAAGACCCTGTTGGTCTTAGTCATCGCATTTGTGGGCTTTGCCCTGATTGGCTTCTTCGATGATGGCATTGGTCTAGTGCTGAAAAGAAATATGGGTTTGCGTGCGTATCAGAAGCTCCTTGCGCAGATAATTATTGCGGTGATTGTCATCTATATTCTGTTCACGGATAAGTTTAGCTTCACGATTGACGTACCTTTCATCGGTTCGGTTGACAATATTTGGTTTTATGCATTATTCACGATTGTCTGGCTGGTTGGCTTCTCAAACGCTGTCAACCTATCCGACGGCATTGACGGACTTGCCGGTGGCTTAGCGATTATCGCATATGGGACATATGGGATTATCGCTTATCAGCAGCATAACATGATAGTGCTGTACTTTACGATGGCGGTGGTTGGTGCGTTGATTGGCTTTTTGATCTTCAACAAAAAACCTGCAAAGATTTTCATGGGTGATGTGGGTTCGCTGGCTCTTGGTGGTGGGATTGCCTTAATCAGTCTTCTGCTAAACCGGCCATGGTCGTTATTGCTCGTCGGAATTGTGTTCGTACTGGAGACGCTGAGCGTGATGCTACAAGTGACCTCGTTCAAGCTGACAGGGAAGAGAATCTTCAAGATGACGCCTGTGCACCACCATTTCGAGATGAGTGGCTTTAGTGAATGGCAAGTTGACCTGCTCTTCTGGTCTGTCGGTTTGGTTGCTGCAATTTTATACCTAGTTATTTTCTAA